A DNA window from Daucus carota subsp. sativus chromosome 3, DH1 v3.0, whole genome shotgun sequence contains the following coding sequences:
- the LOC108192524 gene encoding 6,7,8-trihydroxycoumarin synthase: protein MCILPNQLSFEVLHMDLLVIVLLIASTLAFLYFCLNHIKKKDDLPSPPGPPGLPLIGNMHQLYKASSHHEDFYQLSRKYGSLVTLHLGSVPALVVSSSKMAKEVLKTKDVIYSSRPAMTGQQKMSYNGLEMAFSPYSEQWRDVRKFCTLELFTQKRAQMSVRPVREQEVYRMIDGLEEAASASKEVDVHRCFSDFGSSVITRVAFGKRYDEGGKFHRLLSDVEALYANFFVSDYFPMFGWIDKLTGMMARLDRTFLELDMFYQELIDEHLKPDRPASTTEDVIDVLLKNKSSASFALTMNHVKAILMDIIVAGTGTTATVLTWAMTALMRNPRAMKKVQEELRTVMGQKGKMDEDDLQNLPYLRAVVKETMRLYPPGPLLLPRETMESSVIGEDDDHMYKIKPKTLVFVSMWAIGRDPENWKEPLEFIPERFLERPDIDYRGQHFEFIPFGAGRRQCPGLNLGARNVELALANALYTFDWELPDGMRSQDVDVETVNGLTLQRKNVLYIRPKIYVCP from the exons ATGTGTATACTTCCAAACCAGCTCTCTTTTGAGGTTTTACACATGGATCTACTTGTAATAGTTCTTCTTATTGCCTCTACCCTGGCTTTCTTATATTTCTGTTTGAATCACATAAAAAAGAAGGATGATCTTCCATCACCACCAGGTCCACCAGGCCTTCCTTTGATCGGGAACATGCACCAGTTATACAAAGCTTCTTCGCATCACGAGGATTTCTATCAACTTTCCAGGAAATACGGCTCTCTCGTAACTTTACACTTAGGCTCTGTCCCGGCCCTAGTGGTATCATCGTCGAAAATGGCGAAAGAAGTGCTGAAAACTAAAGATGTCATCTACAGCAGCAGGCCTGCGATGACTGGTCAGCAAAAAATGTCATATAATGGACTGGAAATGGCTTTTTCGCCTTACAGTGAGCAATGGAGGGATGTCAGAAAGTTTTGTACACTGGAATTATTTACGCAGAAAAGAGCTCAGATGTCCGTTCGGCCTGTTAGGGAACAGGAGGTTTATCGGATGATTGATGGACTGGAGGAGGCGGCTTCAGCTTCGAAAGAGGTCGATGTGCACCGATGTTTTTCGGATTTTGGGAGTTCGGTTATCACTAGAGTTGCGTTTGGAAAGAGGTACGACGAAGGCGGGAAATTCCATCGGCTTTTGTCTGATGTAGAAGCCTTGTATGCCAACTtttttgtttcggattattttCCAATGTTTGGATGGATCGATAAGCTCACTGGAATGATGGCTAGACTGGATCGAACTTTTCTAGAGTTGGATATGTTCTACCAAGAACTTATTGATGAACACCTTAAACCTGACAGGCCCGCGTCTACGACTGAGGATGTCATTGATGTTCTGCTGAAAAACAAGAGCTCGGCTTCCTTTGCTCTAACGATGAATCATGTCAAAGCGATTCTTATG GATATAATAGTTGCTGGAACCGGGACAACTGCAACTGTGCTCACATGGGCCATGACAGCATTAATGCGTAACCCGAGAGCCATGaagaaagttcaagaagaacTAAGAACAGTAATGGGACAGAAAGGGAAGATGGACGAAGATGACCTTCAGAATCTCCCCTACTTGAGAGCCGTTGTAAAGGAGACAATGCGCTTATACCCTCCCGGTCCACTTCTACTTCCCCGCGAAACGATGGAAAGCTCTGTCATTGGCGAAGATGATGATCACATGTACAAGATCAAGCCCAAAACCCTGGTTTTTGTAAGCATGTGGGCAATTGGAAGGGACCCGGAGAATTGGAAAGAGCCCCTAGAGTTTATACCCGAAAGGTTCTTGGAAAGGCCTGACATCGATTACAGAGGACAGCATTTCGAGTTCATTCCGTTCGGTGCTGGGAGAAGACAATGCCCTGGACTCAACCTGGGAGCGAGGAATGTGGAGCTTGCACTTGCTAATGCTCTTTACACCTTCGACTGGGAGCTGCCTGATGGGATGAGAAGCCAAGACGTCGATGTGGAGACTGTGAATGGCTTAACTTTGCAGAGGAAAAATGTTCTCTACATTCGGcctaaaatatatgtttgtCCATGA